In the Roseimicrobium gellanilyticum genome, one interval contains:
- a CDS encoding alpha/beta hydrolase, which translates to MIKALKSLGRMLTIALLTCVVFLLSCQSKIIYYPRPYDTTQVEVFEAEGGKKLEYTTSQGKQTAFYLPPEGIVGTKQAPPFVWFIYGGNGSLSLDYADQPPFWDRKLGYVFVDYPGYGLCQGKPNPKRIQENAVAVAEKMRAEFGWTEEEFRAHSGVFGHSIGCAAALIMADSVHLHRAVLCAPFTSLTDMGRHVLGWPLCYINMHRFDNVARLDSITSRGNAEVRIFHGTHDEVIPVRMSHVLRDRFPKEVRYVEMNKSHHNDVVEHAREEIGQAIRELSTPD; encoded by the coding sequence ATGATCAAAGCCCTCAAGTCGCTCGGTCGGATGTTGACCATTGCGCTGCTCACCTGTGTCGTGTTTCTCCTCTCCTGCCAGTCGAAGATCATCTACTACCCGCGCCCATACGACACGACGCAGGTCGAGGTCTTTGAGGCGGAGGGTGGAAAGAAGCTGGAGTACACCACCTCCCAGGGGAAACAGACCGCTTTCTACTTGCCACCCGAAGGTATCGTCGGGACCAAACAGGCGCCGCCATTCGTCTGGTTCATCTATGGCGGCAATGGGTCACTCTCCCTCGACTACGCAGACCAGCCACCCTTCTGGGACAGAAAGCTGGGCTATGTCTTCGTGGATTACCCGGGATACGGCCTGTGTCAGGGCAAGCCCAACCCGAAGCGCATCCAAGAGAATGCGGTGGCGGTGGCGGAGAAGATGCGGGCTGAGTTTGGATGGACGGAGGAGGAGTTCCGCGCTCACAGCGGTGTCTTCGGCCACTCCATTGGTTGCGCGGCCGCCCTCATCATGGCGGATAGCGTGCACCTGCACCGCGCCGTGCTCTGCGCCCCCTTCACCTCCCTCACGGATATGGGCAGGCACGTTCTGGGCTGGCCGCTTTGTTACATCAACATGCACCGATTCGACAATGTGGCGCGTCTGGACTCCATCACGAGCCGGGGAAATGCCGAGGTGCGCATCTTCCATGGCACTCATGATGAAGTGATTCCCGTGCGCATGTCCCACGTCCTGCGCGACCGGTTCCCCAAGGAGGTGCGCTATGTGGAAATGAACAAAAGCCACCACAACGACGTCGTAGAACATGCCCGTGAGGAGATTGGCCAGGCCATCCGGGAGCTGTCGACGCCGGACTAA
- a CDS encoding DEAD/DEAH box helicase, which yields MLDDLHPTLAAWFRGRFGRLTHAQEVTLPHVLAGRSVLLSSPTGTGKTLAGFLGVLDHLVRLLENGPLPHGIHAVYVSPLRALTYDMQKNLLLPLQEMGLESQVRIGLRNSDTTASERTKQKKHPPHLLLTTPESLSILLPQEGHREALQSCRFVIVDELHAIAENKRGSHLTLSLERLEELTGKGKPLVRIGLSATAAPLKELGHLLCGVGRKCEIAEGRIERKRRVEVLSPLKRNPYPPAGWTAGRVMEDLARLVKQKRSVIIFCNTRSGTENISLRLKQSLPELAAVIETHHASLDRDVRLEVEDRLKAGELRAVVCSTSLELGIDIGAVDCVVMISTPKGISRALQRIGRSGHSIHEESHGVLVATNVNDLMECVVCAEMTRKAQLDDVRIMDSPGDVLAQHLVGLGMEKKHTRDDAFAMVRKAWPYRELTRETFEKILRYVMGGGRSLETQYRETFGKVIEGEDGILRTPSKKVERDYLVNIGTIASEGAVRVYLGTRRIGEVEENFVKGLKIGDIFVLSGRTLKLIETGIMEIHVEAADGRLPTVPSWNANKMPLASGLANQVTKLRTQLSDLFKKDESVEAINDWLVENFSISSVNADAIVKHCKNQFRFSRMSTEKLFLIEVYHEPSEEPELDKEGRRMTAAAKRSRMQSEANIQVFFHSLIGRSANDALSRVISHRLNEAVGGNALVTIDDYGFLLTLRPFQKLGLEDWRELFHPENTAQDLRTALKESALVKWQFRGVAQTGLMVPRNLPGAERKLKQLRWSSEILFKVLSAHEPDHVLLEQAYREAEHVFLDLPRAQDFLSRVQKMEWDLIEVPVVTPFSFGIYASKIKEGMMLEDPEEAIERLWKEFERADLLAGKGQK from the coding sequence ATGCTGGATGACCTGCACCCCACCCTGGCCGCCTGGTTCCGCGGGCGCTTCGGCAGGCTCACGCATGCACAAGAGGTGACGCTGCCCCACGTACTGGCCGGACGCTCCGTGTTGCTCTCTTCCCCCACCGGCACAGGAAAAACCCTCGCCGGATTCCTCGGCGTGCTGGACCACCTGGTGCGCTTGCTGGAAAACGGTCCCCTGCCCCATGGCATCCACGCGGTCTATGTCTCGCCGCTGCGCGCCCTGACCTATGACATGCAGAAGAACCTGCTCCTCCCGCTGCAGGAAATGGGCTTGGAGAGTCAGGTACGCATTGGTCTGAGAAACAGCGACACCACGGCCAGTGAGCGCACGAAGCAGAAAAAGCATCCACCCCATCTGCTGCTCACCACGCCGGAGAGCCTCTCCATTTTGCTGCCGCAGGAAGGCCATCGTGAGGCGCTGCAATCCTGCCGATTTGTGATCGTGGATGAACTGCACGCCATTGCGGAGAACAAGCGTGGCTCCCACCTCACGCTCTCCCTGGAGCGGCTGGAGGAACTCACGGGTAAAGGAAAGCCGCTGGTGCGCATCGGACTCAGCGCCACGGCAGCGCCTTTGAAGGAACTGGGCCACCTGCTCTGCGGTGTGGGCAGGAAGTGCGAAATCGCCGAGGGCCGCATCGAGCGGAAGCGACGCGTGGAAGTGCTCTCACCACTGAAGCGCAATCCCTACCCGCCTGCGGGGTGGACGGCGGGTCGCGTCATGGAGGACCTCGCGCGCCTCGTGAAGCAGAAGCGCAGCGTCATCATCTTCTGCAACACGCGTAGCGGCACGGAGAACATCTCGCTGCGACTCAAACAATCACTGCCAGAGCTCGCGGCAGTGATCGAGACACATCATGCCTCGCTGGATCGCGACGTGCGTCTGGAGGTGGAGGACAGGCTGAAGGCCGGGGAACTCCGCGCCGTGGTATGCAGCACCAGCTTGGAGTTGGGCATCGATATCGGCGCGGTGGATTGCGTGGTGATGATCTCCACGCCCAAGGGGATCAGCCGCGCTCTCCAACGCATCGGGCGCAGTGGGCACAGCATTCATGAGGAAAGCCACGGCGTGCTGGTGGCCACGAATGTGAATGATCTTATGGAGTGCGTGGTCTGCGCGGAGATGACGCGCAAGGCGCAACTGGATGACGTGCGGATCATGGACTCGCCAGGTGATGTGCTCGCGCAACACCTCGTGGGTCTCGGCATGGAGAAGAAGCACACGCGGGACGATGCCTTCGCGATGGTGCGGAAGGCGTGGCCGTATCGCGAGCTCACACGTGAGACTTTCGAGAAAATCCTGCGCTACGTGATGGGCGGCGGTCGCAGCCTGGAAACGCAGTACCGCGAGACCTTCGGCAAGGTCATCGAAGGTGAGGATGGCATCCTTCGCACGCCAAGCAAGAAGGTGGAGCGCGACTACCTCGTGAACATCGGCACCATCGCCAGCGAAGGCGCGGTACGTGTGTATCTCGGCACGCGACGCATCGGCGAGGTGGAGGAGAACTTCGTAAAGGGTCTGAAGATAGGAGACATCTTCGTGCTCTCTGGTCGCACGCTGAAACTCATCGAGACCGGCATCATGGAGATCCACGTGGAGGCTGCGGATGGACGCCTGCCCACCGTGCCGAGCTGGAATGCGAACAAGATGCCGCTCGCCAGTGGCCTTGCGAATCAAGTGACGAAGCTGCGCACTCAGCTCTCCGACCTTTTCAAGAAGGATGAATCGGTGGAAGCCATCAATGACTGGCTCGTGGAGAACTTCAGCATCTCCAGCGTGAATGCGGATGCCATCGTGAAGCACTGCAAAAACCAGTTCCGCTTCTCACGCATGTCCACGGAGAAGCTCTTCCTCATTGAGGTGTATCATGAGCCGAGTGAAGAACCGGAACTGGACAAGGAAGGCCGCCGCATGACCGCCGCCGCGAAACGCTCGCGCATGCAGAGCGAGGCAAACATCCAGGTCTTCTTCCATTCTCTCATCGGTCGCTCGGCGAATGACGCGCTGTCACGCGTGATCAGCCATCGGCTCAATGAAGCCGTGGGCGGCAATGCCTTGGTGACCATCGATGACTACGGCTTCCTCCTCACGTTGCGACCGTTTCAAAAACTTGGCCTCGAAGATTGGCGCGAACTCTTCCATCCGGAGAACACGGCGCAAGACCTCCGTACCGCCTTGAAGGAAAGCGCGCTGGTGAAGTGGCAATTCCGCGGCGTGGCGCAGACAGGACTCATGGTCCCGCGCAATCTCCCCGGTGCCGAGCGCAAGCTGAAGCAACTCCGGTGGAGCTCGGAGATTCTCTTCAAAGTCCTCTCCGCCCACGAGCCGGATCACGTTCTGCTGGAGCAGGCTTACCGCGAAGCCGAGCATGTCTTCCTCGATCTGCCACGCGCGCAGGATTTTTTAAGCCGCGTGCAAAAGATGGAGTGGGATCTCATCGAGGTGCCCGTGGTCACACCGTTCTCGTTTGGCATCTACGCCAGCAAGATCAAAGAAGGCATGATGCTGGAAGACCCCGAGGAGGCGATTGAGCGATTGTGGAAGGAATTTGAGCGGGCGGATTTGCTGGCGGGGAAGGGGCAGAAGTGA
- a CDS encoding DUF3142 domain-containing protein has protein sequence MRTFTRLSSTACLALGGIMMLLPACRDTSQPHAPLTREAYIWQQQWRDPVEAAAATASRELDSLAVLAAVIRFPKGSIAPQTQYVEVPWQRLKEHGKPIAVVVRLGTPTPSFDVGHAEHETGALRTAIHATLEMLSTAGLSPSEIQVDFDCPEKKLAAYAQVMRDLRAQWPKEKWSITSLPSWLGAKGFKELVQTTGSYILQVHSLKLPPPGRAATLCDEQRSLHWAKQADKVGVPFRIALPTYRSEVLYDAGGKLLDVISEDLPQDKTIRAASRSVAVADPAAMARLVKQWTAEPPEHLTGLIWFRVPVEGDRRNWSMPAFLKVLQGEAPAPKLEPVVELDPSGIWKISIRQTGDGMALWPLQVTVRLASGAVVESTDARPEYAAGTAPNGVTFQLTRDARARVPEMPAGDPLYVGWVRGGSSKPEVSLTTATVSEMLGQ, from the coding sequence ATGAGAACCTTCACTCGCTTATCCAGCACGGCATGCCTGGCTCTCGGGGGAATCATGATGCTGCTGCCCGCATGCCGCGACACTTCTCAACCCCACGCGCCTCTCACCCGCGAAGCCTATATCTGGCAGCAGCAATGGCGCGATCCCGTGGAAGCGGCGGCTGCGACCGCCAGCAGGGAACTCGACAGCCTCGCCGTGCTGGCGGCGGTGATTCGATTTCCCAAAGGCTCCATCGCCCCGCAGACACAATACGTCGAGGTGCCATGGCAACGACTCAAGGAACACGGCAAGCCAATCGCGGTGGTGGTGCGACTGGGCACGCCTACCCCTAGCTTCGATGTGGGACATGCCGAGCACGAGACAGGTGCTTTGCGCACTGCCATCCACGCCACGCTGGAAATGCTCTCTACCGCGGGTCTTTCACCTTCAGAAATCCAGGTGGACTTCGACTGCCCGGAAAAGAAGCTGGCTGCGTATGCCCAAGTAATGCGCGACCTTCGCGCGCAGTGGCCGAAGGAGAAATGGTCCATCACCTCCCTGCCTTCCTGGCTGGGAGCGAAAGGTTTCAAGGAACTGGTGCAGACCACAGGCAGCTACATTCTGCAAGTGCACTCACTGAAACTCCCGCCTCCGGGACGCGCGGCGACGCTGTGTGATGAGCAACGCTCGCTCCATTGGGCGAAGCAGGCGGACAAGGTTGGTGTGCCCTTCCGCATCGCCCTGCCCACGTATCGCAGTGAGGTGCTCTATGATGCCGGTGGCAAGCTTTTGGATGTGATCTCCGAAGACCTCCCACAGGACAAAACCATACGTGCCGCCTCACGCTCCGTGGCCGTTGCGGATCCCGCTGCGATGGCCCGGCTGGTAAAACAATGGACTGCCGAGCCGCCGGAGCATCTCACCGGATTGATCTGGTTCCGCGTGCCGGTGGAAGGCGACCGGCGAAACTGGTCCATGCCTGCTTTCCTGAAGGTCCTCCAAGGCGAAGCGCCCGCACCGAAACTTGAGCCGGTGGTGGAGCTCGACCCTTCCGGCATTTGGAAAATCTCCATCCGCCAGACTGGTGATGGAATGGCACTGTGGCCGCTTCAGGTGACGGTCCGTCTCGCGTCAGGCGCGGTGGTGGAGAGCACGGATGCACGTCCCGAGTATGCGGCAGGCACCGCGCCCAACGGTGTGACCTTCCAGCTCACCCGTGACGCACGCGCTCGTGTGCCGGAAATGCCGGCGGGGGATCCACTCTATGTGGGCTGGGTTCGTGGCGGCTCCAGCAAGCCGGAAGTTTCGCTGACGACAGCCACTGTTTCCGAGATGCTGGGGCAGTAG
- a CDS encoding MATE family efflux transporter: MEKPSLWRSIVQSLRGEEHDYTAESLNRAVFLLSVPMVLEMFMESLFAITDIFWVSHLGKNAVAVVGITESVMSLVYAVAIGMCFAASAIVSRRIGEKDPERASQAAGQIVVLGTLVASGMGVVLGYFGEDILRLMSQSDAVVEMGTPFIRIMLGGNITVFMIFLINAIFRGAGDAVIAMRTLILANVINMALGPCFVFGWGPFPEMGVTGAAVATNIGRGIGVLYQLWHLLGHHSRIHVHLYHLRPAREVLHTILSTSKNGIAQLLISTTSWVGLYKILAMFHEAALAGYTIALRLIMFMLLPAWGIANAGSTLVGQNLGAERPDRAEAAVWIAVKWNTIFLGVIGVLYVAFAHPLAAIFTAEPDVLHEATRSLWIVSLAFPFYAAGMCFEGAFNGSGDTWTPTRLNFFCFWLGQIPLAYVLAVTLKLGALGVYISVPLSFGVLTLWSAVLFRKGKWKEKKV; the protein is encoded by the coding sequence ATGGAAAAGCCCTCCCTGTGGCGGAGCATTGTTCAGTCGCTGCGGGGCGAGGAGCATGACTACACCGCTGAATCTCTCAATCGAGCCGTCTTCCTGCTCTCCGTGCCCATGGTGCTGGAGATGTTCATGGAGTCGTTGTTTGCGATCACGGACATCTTCTGGGTCTCGCATCTGGGGAAGAATGCAGTCGCTGTTGTAGGCATCACCGAGTCGGTGATGAGCCTCGTGTATGCGGTGGCCATCGGCATGTGCTTTGCCGCGTCCGCCATTGTGTCGCGGCGCATTGGGGAAAAGGATCCCGAGCGCGCTTCGCAGGCTGCGGGGCAGATCGTGGTGCTGGGCACACTGGTGGCCTCCGGCATGGGCGTGGTGCTGGGCTACTTTGGAGAGGACATCCTGCGGCTCATGAGCCAGAGCGACGCCGTGGTGGAGATGGGCACGCCTTTCATCCGCATCATGCTGGGTGGGAATATCACCGTCTTCATGATCTTCCTCATCAATGCCATCTTCCGTGGCGCGGGGGATGCCGTGATCGCGATGCGCACCTTGATCCTCGCGAATGTGATCAACATGGCGCTGGGGCCGTGTTTCGTATTCGGCTGGGGACCCTTCCCCGAGATGGGCGTGACCGGCGCTGCGGTGGCCACGAACATCGGCCGTGGCATCGGCGTGCTCTACCAGCTCTGGCATTTGCTGGGCCATCACAGCCGCATCCATGTGCATCTGTATCATCTTCGCCCAGCGCGTGAGGTGCTGCATACCATCCTCAGCACTTCAAAGAATGGCATCGCGCAATTGCTCATCAGCACCACGAGTTGGGTGGGCCTCTACAAAATCCTCGCCATGTTCCACGAGGCTGCGCTGGCGGGTTACACCATCGCCTTGCGTCTGATCATGTTCATGCTGCTGCCGGCGTGGGGCATTGCCAATGCGGGCTCCACCCTGGTGGGGCAGAACCTCGGCGCCGAGCGACCGGACCGTGCGGAGGCGGCTGTGTGGATCGCGGTGAAGTGGAACACCATCTTCCTTGGTGTGATTGGCGTACTGTACGTGGCCTTTGCCCATCCGCTCGCAGCCATATTCACGGCCGAGCCAGACGTGCTCCATGAGGCCACGCGCTCCTTGTGGATCGTCTCCCTCGCCTTCCCCTTCTACGCCGCCGGCATGTGTTTTGAAGGCGCCTTCAACGGCTCCGGCGACACCTGGACCCCCACCCGCCTGAACTTCTTCTGCTTCTGGCTCGGCCAAATTCCTTTGGCCTATGTGCTTGCGGTGACGCTGAAGCTTGGCGCGCTCGGCGTGTACATCTCTGTGCCCCTCTCCTTCGGCGTGCTCACGTTGTGGAGCGCGGTGCTCTTCAGGAAAGGAAAGTGGAAGGAGAAGAAGGTGTGA
- the alr gene encoding alanine racemase, with protein sequence MDSPTLPHRCWTELSADALRHNAAVAREQGGAEIMAVVKANAYGHGAVWAARILQDRVAMFGVANLQEAQELRLAGIEKPSFLLSPCLPEEWEPAVRMGCHISVSSLQEAIALDRLAQRTGVRALLHAVVDTGMGRIGFLEEAWDESSIAALSSLKFVSWEGINTHLPSADEDAAFTRAQLARFRQAVEKARAMGLRPKWIHSSNSAGLLGYEEQRGWCTLTRPGLMLYGISPLPEEQSRLKPVLTWKTRVTQVRELPAGHGVSYGCTYITERPTRVATLACGYADGYPRQVSGHGAQVLIGSTLCPLLGRVTMDQIMVDVTARSDAKPGDEVILIGAHGTSKITATEVAAWAETIEWHVFTGIGPRVPRVG encoded by the coding sequence ATGGATTCCCCGACCCTCCCGCACCGTTGCTGGACTGAACTCAGTGCTGATGCGCTCCGGCACAATGCTGCCGTGGCGCGGGAGCAGGGAGGCGCGGAGATCATGGCCGTGGTGAAGGCCAATGCCTATGGTCACGGCGCAGTCTGGGCGGCGCGCATCCTGCAGGACCGCGTGGCCATGTTTGGCGTGGCGAATCTGCAGGAGGCCCAGGAGTTGCGCCTCGCGGGCATCGAGAAGCCCTCGTTCCTGCTGAGCCCCTGTCTCCCGGAAGAGTGGGAGCCTGCGGTGCGCATGGGCTGCCACATCTCCGTGAGCTCACTACAGGAGGCCATCGCGCTGGATCGCCTCGCACAACGCACCGGAGTGAGGGCGCTCCTGCATGCCGTGGTGGATACCGGGATGGGCCGCATTGGCTTCCTGGAGGAGGCATGGGATGAATCCTCCATCGCCGCGCTGAGCTCGCTGAAGTTCGTTTCGTGGGAAGGCATCAACACGCACCTCCCTTCGGCAGATGAAGACGCGGCCTTCACGCGCGCACAGCTCGCCCGTTTCCGCCAGGCGGTGGAGAAGGCTCGCGCCATGGGCTTGCGCCCGAAATGGATTCACTCCTCGAACAGCGCGGGCCTGCTGGGCTATGAAGAACAGCGCGGCTGGTGCACTCTCACGCGTCCGGGCCTGATGCTCTATGGCATCTCACCTCTTCCCGAGGAGCAGTCCCGTCTGAAACCCGTGCTCACCTGGAAAACCCGCGTCACGCAGGTGCGCGAACTCCCGGCCGGGCACGGTGTGAGCTATGGATGCACCTACATCACCGAGCGTCCCACACGCGTGGCCACCCTGGCCTGTGGCTATGCGGATGGGTACCCCCGGCAGGTCTCTGGTCATGGCGCACAGGTGCTCATCGGCAGCACGCTGTGCCCGCTGCTGGGCCGGGTGACCATGGATCAGATCATGGTCGATGTCACCGCGCGCAGCGATGCCAAGCCGGGTGATGAAGTCATTCTCATCGGCGCCCATGGCACGAGCAAGATCACCGCAACGGAAGTCGCCGCCTGGGCGGAAACCATCGAGTGGCACGTGTTCACCGGCATCGGGCCGAGGGTGCCACGGGTGGGGTAG
- a CDS encoding ATP-dependent DNA ligase, with translation MSSPAHITVHYADGIYLPEPDLWLDPPFQKGRAFVSHAHSDHFARHAQTICSPVTRTLIERRYGAFRGREAISPAYGEVVEEGGYAIRLVPAGHIYGSAMLHLTRLSDGASLLYTGDFKLRQGLTAEPAELLSADTLILETTFGLPQFQFPPMEKILDQMLRFVRETLEDGGIPVLLGYSLGKAQEIISALHQAGVPVMLHESILKMTSVYRDLHPGHEFPEYEKFDAARAHGHVLVLPPSAARSQAVRRLKVCRTAMLSGWALTPGAKYRYQVDEVFPLSDHADYPELIRCVEEVKPKVVYTVHGYTSEFARDLRQRGWEAWSLVSDDQMELGLAADFVPASPRATAATSVPETTDADLRDKVLAPEAFASWCRTCERVAADSSRLKKQEHLATCLAALREENLATAARWFSGLLDDPAAQTGPLQVGWSIIRRALLQASQLREQEYRAISRQQADTGRTAYLVLQRRPGVAADGNAISIAGVATIFRNLRAARGPNEKAMVLQQALAGMPALEGSFLVRLLTGELRVGSREGLVEEAVAKAFNVDADALREAAMLSGDIGRAAVLASRDALHEAQPTLFIPIKVMLASPEETAEDIWERICGDGAHAKDDEEALPTKNGSASKEGPPRVWLEDKFDGIRAQLHRSKDGVKIFTRDLKDFTDQFPEIVQSAGDLKEEVILDGELIAFSENKKLTFHDLQKRLGRRDQGDLFVSSDITVRYIAFDLLWKNGEGLLHETLAARRQHLEALKMPRLLRRIAVTEAGSPEEVEDAFHAARRNGNEGLIAKDRHSLYTPGRRGKTWLKLKKAFSTLDVVVVKAEQGHGKRSHVLSDYTFAVREENTGALKVIGKAYSGLTDVEIETLTEHFKEHTLSQRGSVRTVTPNVVLEIAFDSIQPSQRHDSGLALRFPRIKAIRTDKTPAEIDTLAYARKLAGVGK, from the coding sequence GTGTCCTCGCCTGCTCACATCACGGTCCACTACGCGGACGGCATCTACTTGCCGGAGCCGGACCTGTGGCTGGACCCGCCCTTCCAGAAGGGGCGGGCCTTCGTCTCGCACGCACACAGCGACCACTTCGCCCGGCATGCGCAGACCATCTGCTCCCCCGTGACCCGCACCCTGATTGAGCGGCGGTACGGGGCTTTCCGGGGTCGGGAGGCCATTTCGCCTGCCTACGGAGAAGTGGTGGAGGAGGGCGGCTATGCCATCCGGCTCGTGCCAGCGGGGCACATCTACGGCTCCGCCATGCTGCATCTCACCCGGCTTTCGGATGGGGCCAGCCTCCTCTACACCGGTGACTTCAAGCTGCGGCAGGGGCTCACCGCCGAACCTGCGGAGCTGCTGTCGGCGGATACCCTCATCCTGGAGACCACTTTTGGCCTGCCGCAGTTCCAGTTTCCCCCGATGGAAAAGATTCTGGACCAGATGCTGCGTTTCGTGCGGGAGACACTGGAGGATGGTGGTATTCCCGTGCTGCTGGGCTACTCCTTGGGGAAGGCGCAGGAAATCATCTCCGCCCTGCACCAGGCGGGCGTGCCCGTGATGCTGCACGAGTCCATCCTGAAGATGACCTCCGTTTATCGTGACCTGCATCCCGGACATGAGTTTCCCGAGTATGAGAAATTCGATGCGGCACGGGCGCATGGCCACGTGCTGGTGCTGCCGCCAAGTGCCGCCCGATCACAGGCCGTCCGCCGCCTGAAAGTCTGCCGCACTGCGATGCTCAGTGGCTGGGCCCTCACGCCGGGTGCGAAGTACCGCTACCAGGTGGATGAAGTCTTCCCCCTGAGCGATCACGCGGACTACCCGGAACTCATCCGCTGTGTGGAAGAGGTGAAGCCCAAGGTCGTGTACACCGTGCACGGGTACACGAGCGAGTTTGCCCGCGACCTGCGGCAGCGTGGCTGGGAGGCATGGTCCCTCGTTTCGGATGACCAGATGGAGCTGGGGCTCGCCGCGGACTTCGTCCCTGCATCCCCAAGAGCGACGGCCGCCACGTCTGTGCCGGAAACCACGGACGCGGACTTGCGGGACAAGGTGCTCGCTCCCGAGGCCTTCGCCAGCTGGTGTCGCACGTGTGAGCGGGTGGCGGCGGACTCCTCGCGCCTGAAGAAGCAGGAGCACCTCGCGACATGCCTCGCGGCCCTGAGAGAGGAGAATCTTGCCACCGCCGCGCGATGGTTCTCGGGCTTGCTGGATGATCCCGCAGCTCAGACAGGACCCCTGCAGGTCGGCTGGTCCATCATCCGGCGTGCCCTCCTGCAGGCAAGCCAGCTTCGGGAGCAGGAATACCGCGCCATCTCACGGCAGCAGGCAGACACGGGGCGCACGGCGTATCTTGTCCTTCAACGCAGACCGGGAGTGGCTGCGGATGGAAATGCCATCTCCATCGCCGGTGTCGCGACCATCTTCCGGAATCTGCGCGCGGCGCGTGGTCCGAATGAAAAGGCCATGGTGCTGCAGCAGGCGCTCGCAGGCATGCCGGCGCTGGAGGGTAGTTTCCTGGTGCGGCTCCTCACGGGCGAGTTGCGTGTGGGCTCACGAGAAGGACTCGTGGAGGAAGCCGTGGCGAAGGCGTTCAACGTGGACGCGGATGCCCTGCGCGAGGCCGCGATGCTTTCCGGCGACATTGGTCGTGCTGCGGTGCTGGCCTCGAGGGATGCGCTTCACGAGGCGCAGCCCACGCTCTTCATCCCCATCAAGGTCATGCTCGCCAGTCCGGAGGAAACGGCGGAGGATATCTGGGAGCGCATCTGTGGCGACGGAGCGCATGCGAAGGACGATGAAGAAGCGCTCCCGACAAAGAATGGAAGCGCATCCAAGGAAGGCCCACCCAGGGTGTGGCTTGAAGACAAGTTTGATGGCATCCGCGCCCAACTGCATCGCTCGAAGGACGGAGTGAAGATTTTCACCCGCGACCTGAAGGACTTCACCGACCAGTTCCCGGAGATTGTGCAGTCCGCGGGTGATCTGAAGGAGGAGGTCATCCTCGATGGCGAGCTGATTGCGTTCTCGGAAAACAAGAAGCTCACCTTCCATGATTTGCAGAAGCGCCTGGGCCGCCGTGATCAGGGCGACTTGTTTGTATCATCAGACATCACAGTGCGATACATCGCCTTCGACCTCCTTTGGAAGAATGGCGAAGGCCTGCTCCATGAGACACTTGCGGCCAGGCGGCAGCACCTGGAGGCGTTGAAGATGCCCAGGCTGCTACGCCGCATCGCTGTAACCGAGGCGGGCTCTCCGGAAGAGGTGGAAGACGCCTTTCACGCCGCACGGCGCAATGGAAACGAGGGCCTGATTGCCAAGGACCGCCACAGCCTCTACACGCCGGGCCGACGTGGGAAGACCTGGCTGAAGTTGAAAAAAGCCTTCTCCACGCTGGATGTGGTGGTGGTGAAGGCGGAGCAGGGCCATGGCAAGCGCAGCCATGTGCTCAGCGACTACACCTTTGCCGTGCGTGAGGAAAACACTGGCGCGCTCAAGGTCATCGGCAAGGCCTACTCCGGCCTCACTGATGTGGAAATCGAAACACTCACGGAGCATTTCAAAGAACACACCCTCAGTCAGCGCGGCAGTGTCCGTACCGTGACACCGAATGTGGTGCTGGAGATTGCGTTTGATTCCATCCAGCCCAGCCAGCGGCATGACAGCGGCCTCGCCTTGCGCTTTCCTCGCATCAAGGCCATCCGCACGGACAAGACCCCTGCCGAGATCGATACCCTGGCTTACGCACGCAAGCTGGCAGGCGTGGGGAAGTAG
- a CDS encoding STAS domain-containing protein: protein MTAPAPILVGQVGPFFWLRVEGKGSFQNSVQVKRCFQTMIDKGERHFVVDLERCPIMDSTFLGTLTGAAMNLREKGEGEVSVVNVNTRNQQLLCSLGLDHILDVDTDGTKHSAERREVCAELGTCTEPASSSKQEQAEHVLEAHEALTKANDKNASRFKDVIDFLEKEVRAHAAV from the coding sequence ATGACTGCTCCCGCCCCCATCCTAGTAGGACAAGTAGGACCTTTTTTCTGGCTGCGCGTGGAGGGCAAGGGCTCTTTCCAGAACAGCGTGCAGGTGAAACGCTGCTTCCAGACGATGATCGACAAGGGCGAGCGTCATTTTGTTGTCGACCTTGAGCGTTGTCCCATCATGGACAGCACCTTCCTGGGCACCCTCACCGGCGCTGCGATGAATCTCCGTGAGAAAGGCGAAGGCGAAGTGTCCGTGGTGAACGTGAACACCCGCAACCAGCAGCTGCTCTGCAGCCTGGGCCTGGACCACATCCTCGACGTGGACACCGATGGCACCAAGCACTCCGCCGAACGTCGCGAAGTCTGCGCCGAACTCGGCACCTGCACCGAACCCGCCTCCTCCAGCAAGCAAGAACAGGCCGAGCACGTGCTCGAAGCCCACGAGGCCCTCACCAAGGCGAATGACAAGAACGCCAGCCGCTTCAAGGACGTGATCGACTTCCTCGAGAAGGAAGTCCGCGCGCATGCGGCGGTGTGA